From a single Candidatus Thorarchaeota archaeon genomic region:
- a CDS encoding thiamine pyrophosphate-dependent enzyme, with amino-acid sequence MITVEALEGPQKITWCTGCGNYGILAALKKAIVELDISHEDYVLVSGIGCSGKIPHYINLNSFHTLHGRPIPVATGLHMANKDLHVLVHTGDGDCLGEGMGHFIHAARRNVDLAVFIHNNGVNALTKGQFSPAAPRGYISKTSPPPPGSPMEPVNGVAHAIVAGATFVARGYSGDQKMLVELMKAAITHRGFAVVDILQPCVTWNRKLTWRYFNERTYSLEEAGHDPTDRGLALQKAFEYNGKIPIGIFYRTEAPLLIDGLSLPDVPLKDHVTDRSRLQALIDDQIL; translated from the coding sequence ATGATCACAGTTGAAGCCCTTGAAGGACCACAAAAGATCACATGGTGTACGGGTTGTGGGAACTACGGGATCCTTGCCGCGTTAAAGAAAGCAATCGTGGAATTAGACATTTCTCATGAGGACTACGTGTTGGTCTCGGGAATCGGTTGCTCTGGAAAGATCCCGCATTATATCAACCTGAACTCGTTTCATACTCTACACGGAAGACCAATTCCTGTAGCAACAGGGCTACACATGGCAAACAAAGATCTTCATGTTCTTGTGCATACGGGAGATGGTGACTGTCTCGGTGAGGGCATGGGACACTTCATACATGCGGCCCGACGCAATGTTGATCTCGCAGTCTTCATTCATAACAACGGTGTCAATGCTCTAACCAAGGGCCAGTTCTCGCCTGCTGCTCCACGAGGTTACATCTCAAAGACTTCGCCTCCGCCTCCTGGTTCCCCAATGGAACCTGTCAACGGGGTCGCTCACGCAATTGTAGCAGGTGCTACATTCGTTGCACGGGGCTACTCTGGTGATCAGAAGATGCTGGTTGAGCTCATGAAGGCGGCCATTACTCATCGAGGATTTGCGGTCGTTGATATTCTGCAACCCTGTGTCACATGGAATCGTAAACTCACTTGGCGCTACTTCAATGAGCGGACATACTCTCTTGAAGAGGCCGGTCACGATCCCACAGATCGAGGTCTCGCGCTTCAGAAGGCATTCGAGTATAATGGGAAGATTCCAATTGGGATCTTCTATCGTACAGAGGCTCCTCTTCTTATTGACGGGCTGTCTTTGCCTGATGTCCCTCTCAAGGATCATGTGACTGATAGGAGCCGACTGCAGGCACTAATTGATGATCAGATTCTCTAG
- a CDS encoding class II fumarate hydratase, with protein sequence MKKRRKESDSLGEVEIPQDAYWGATTQRAIGNFQISDQTMPETFILSLARVKKACALANMELKSLDAERGNAILQALDDIIVEKRFLTQFPVDVFQTGSGTQTNMNMNEVIANRANELLGQPLGTKSPVHPNDHVNMGQSSNDVIPTAMHLAVLVQLSDHLFPATEHLLDVLDQKIREFTGVIKVGRTHLQDAVPIPLSLEFEVYRHHIFAALSDIQTIRDDLAHVPIGGTILGTGLNAAPGFAESVVKHLQKITQLPIRTSSMKAAAIASHNLFVRLSGALRAMALACLKMANDIRWMGSGPRAGLGELHLPANEPGSSIMPGKINPTQAESMIQVCLRVMGNDATIALAEGFGSMLDLNVTKPLIITSILESIDILGNSQRSFADRCLLELQANTTRMKEMLDRSLMFVTRLAPVIGYDKAAEVAKEALRTGKTIRQVVSEMGLEIENIDDLLDPTEMV encoded by the coding sequence TTGAAAAAGCGACGAAAAGAATCAGACTCTCTTGGCGAAGTCGAGATTCCCCAAGATGCTTACTGGGGTGCGACGACTCAACGAGCTATTGGCAACTTTCAGATCAGTGATCAGACCATGCCGGAGACGTTTATTCTCTCTCTGGCACGAGTCAAGAAGGCCTGCGCTCTAGCCAATATGGAATTGAAAAGTCTTGATGCTGAACGTGGCAATGCCATATTGCAGGCATTAGATGATATTATCGTGGAGAAACGATTTCTCACGCAATTTCCAGTCGATGTGTTCCAGACTGGTTCTGGGACTCAGACTAATATGAACATGAATGAGGTCATTGCTAATCGTGCCAATGAGCTTCTTGGGCAGCCTCTTGGGACCAAGAGCCCGGTTCATCCAAATGACCATGTGAACATGGGCCAGTCTTCGAATGATGTGATACCTACGGCCATGCATCTTGCCGTGCTTGTACAATTATCCGACCATCTATTTCCTGCGACTGAGCACCTGCTTGATGTTCTCGATCAGAAGATTCGGGAATTCACCGGAGTCATCAAGGTGGGGCGAACGCATCTACAAGATGCAGTACCTATCCCCCTCTCTCTGGAGTTTGAAGTGTACCGACATCATATCTTTGCTGCTCTCAGTGACATACAGACGATTCGTGATGACCTTGCACATGTTCCTATTGGCGGCACGATCTTGGGAACTGGTCTTAACGCGGCACCCGGCTTTGCTGAGAGTGTCGTGAAACATCTTCAAAAGATCACACAGCTCCCGATCAGGACCAGTTCAATGAAGGCCGCAGCTATCGCCTCGCACAACCTCTTTGTCCGACTGAGTGGAGCGTTGCGTGCAATGGCTCTTGCTTGCCTAAAGATGGCCAATGACATTCGGTGGATGGGATCCGGTCCAAGAGCCGGTCTGGGCGAACTGCATCTACCTGCAAATGAGCCAGGTTCCTCAATTATGCCTGGGAAAATCAATCCCACACAGGCCGAGTCAATGATTCAGGTCTGTCTGCGAGTGATGGGAAATGATGCGACTATTGCATTGGCCGAAGGTTTTGGAAGCATGCTTGATCTCAATGTTACAAAACCGTTGATAATCACCTCCATACTGGAGTCTATCGATATCCTGGGGAATTCTCAACGCTCGTTTGCTGACAGATGTCTTCTTGAGTTGCAAGCAAATACTACTCGAATGAAGGAGATGCTTGATCGGAGTCTGATGTTTGTGACTCGGCTGGCCCCAGTCATTGGCTATGATAAGGCGGCCGAGGTGGCCAAGGAAGCCCTTCGGACCGGAAAGACGATTCGGCAAGTCGTTAGCGAGATGGGCTTGGAGATTGAGAATATTGATGACTTACTTGATCCCACAGAGATGGTATGA
- a CDS encoding 2-oxoacid:acceptor oxidoreductase subunit alpha, with protein MDLSINIGGMAGQGIDTIGDLLTKVFVKTGFYIFTVKDFESRIRGGYNFTQIRVADNPVHCSVDDIDLIVALSKDAISAKRDQLVEGGIIIFDDRFDFDALEECHYPAPLSKKAREVGGSTRMTNAAALGALLSVIRFPFSLAEQVLTEIFGKKGEKIVEANVRVARSLYDLTEETFSGSCRHNLSMIDSIPSENRLIINGNQAIAYGAMAANVKWVSSYPMSPSTSAFIEIVSHANDLKIGTLQTEDELASLAMAIGASYGGVRSMVTTSGGGFSLMVEALGLAGMTETPVVIYNAQRPGPSTGLPTRTEQSDLLFTIFASQGEFPRIVLAPRDPLDAFDVVTRSFNLAERFQVPVIILGDQYLADSVMNVPRIDVTNVEIDRGKLAADRLDDPYMRYRLTDDGISPRAFPGDRGRFIVSSGNSHLEDGHITEDPAIRNAMVQKFLRKITAIKDALKPPDLYGAKTTKTVVVTWGSPWGAVREAIEHLEHEGVSIGHLHFTDIYPLRTKLLKDVFTSAERVISIEHNATSQFAKLVTMETGLKFDGYITKFDGRPMTPRWVILQLKEVGI; from the coding sequence ATGGATCTCTCGATAAATATTGGTGGTATGGCCGGACAAGGAATTGACACAATAGGTGACCTGCTTACAAAGGTCTTTGTTAAGACTGGCTTTTACATCTTCACGGTCAAGGATTTTGAGTCACGGATTCGAGGTGGGTACAACTTCACTCAAATTCGGGTGGCTGACAATCCTGTTCATTGTTCAGTGGATGACATTGATCTAATTGTGGCGCTCTCTAAAGATGCGATCTCGGCCAAGCGTGACCAGTTGGTTGAGGGTGGCATCATCATCTTTGATGATCGGTTCGATTTTGATGCCCTTGAAGAGTGTCACTATCCAGCTCCCTTGTCCAAGAAGGCAAGAGAGGTCGGCGGCTCGACACGAATGACAAATGCCGCTGCACTAGGTGCGCTCCTCTCAGTAATTCGTTTTCCGTTCTCTTTGGCTGAGCAAGTTCTCACAGAGATCTTTGGCAAAAAGGGGGAGAAGATAGTTGAGGCCAATGTTCGTGTAGCAAGATCTCTATACGACCTAACAGAGGAGACATTCAGCGGTTCTTGTCGCCATAATCTCAGTATGATCGACAGTATCCCGTCTGAGAATAGGCTCATTATCAATGGAAACCAAGCGATCGCTTATGGTGCGATGGCAGCTAATGTCAAATGGGTCTCATCATACCCCATGAGCCCTTCAACTTCTGCGTTCATTGAGATAGTTTCTCACGCGAACGATCTCAAGATAGGTACACTTCAGACAGAAGACGAGCTGGCCTCTCTTGCAATGGCCATTGGGGCCTCCTATGGTGGTGTGCGATCTATGGTGACCACTTCCGGTGGCGGTTTCTCTCTCATGGTTGAGGCGTTGGGTCTGGCAGGAATGACGGAGACCCCTGTTGTCATTTACAATGCTCAGCGTCCGGGACCGAGCACGGGACTTCCGACGCGTACCGAGCAGTCTGATCTTCTCTTCACAATATTTGCAAGTCAGGGCGAATTTCCACGGATCGTACTTGCACCCCGAGACCCTCTGGATGCTTTTGATGTCGTGACGCGATCGTTCAATCTTGCGGAACGATTCCAAGTCCCCGTCATCATTCTTGGCGACCAGTACCTCGCGGATTCAGTCATGAATGTTCCACGAATTGATGTGACCAACGTGGAGATCGACCGGGGGAAACTTGCAGCCGATAGGTTGGACGATCCTTACATGAGATATCGATTAACCGATGATGGTATCTCTCCACGTGCTTTTCCGGGCGATCGTGGCAGATTCATTGTGTCTTCTGGTAACAGTCACCTCGAAGATGGGCACATCACTGAGGACCCGGCAATTCGAAATGCAATGGTGCAAAAGTTTCTCCGGAAAATCACCGCCATTAAAGATGCACTGAAGCCTCCTGACCTCTATGGGGCAAAGACAACCAAGACAGTGGTAGTCACTTGGGGGTCTCCGTGGGGTGCGGTCCGTGAGGCGATTGAACATCTAGAACACGAAGGGGTTTCTATTGGCCATCTTCACTTTACGGACATCTATCCGCTTCGTACGAAGCTTCTGAAGGATGTGTTTACCTCGGCTGAACGTGTCATCTCCATTGAGCATAATGCCACATCACAGTTCGCCAAGCTAGTGACTATGGAGACCGGTCTGAAGTTTGATGGATATATTACCAAATTTGACGGGAGGCCGATGACGCCGAGATGGGTCATCTTACAGTTGAAGGAGGTTGGTATCTAA